The Dreissena polymorpha isolate Duluth1 chromosome 2, UMN_Dpol_1.0, whole genome shotgun sequence nucleotide sequence GGTATTTTCAGCATTTGTATATTTTCTGCAATAAACATATCTATTGTGCTTGCTTGTTTTTGAACACCATATATTTAATCCCATTACAACCAAAAACAATTACCAACAGTTGAAACTATACCTGTGCTGTCTCAACAGAGTGCACTCTCCCCCTTCATTAGGGTCAAGGTTGTAAATATAAAGGTAGCCATCTTGGGAGGCCACCAACAGGCGTGGGATCTTCTGAATACTgggaaaaaaagagaaaaaaagcatttgactatatattcaatttattttcttttaattatctAAGCTATTCACAACTTGACATTTGACTTAAGCTTTACTTCATTACACCAACATAACACATGACTGATAGTAGTGAATTATGTTGGTGTTATTTTCAAGCTTTCAgcttttcatttaattaaagtgCATCCGCAACAAATAAAGACATCTAGACAAACATGAATTACACATTTTTAACAACCATCCCTTTCTTAAGCATTTGATATGCAATCATCATTTATGCATAAAACTCTGACATGGAGTCTGTAAGATTTAATTAGGCCAAAACTAGGAAACAgcgcacagacagacagaccactAGAAAGTGCCACATACCTAGCTATTGCACAGACGTTCTTGAGGCCCTGAGAGGGCAGCTTACACACAGCGAATGCTCTCCACTGGTTGAACATGTCAGACACGGCGCCAGGCAGGTAGTTCTTGGAGATGTTCAGGGCCTGGCCCATGAATCCTGACCAGCTGGACTGCTCCTCCTGGGCCCTGCCACTGACAGCAAGCATACATCACGGTGAGCAACAtactggcaaaactgggcttgatgcatgtgcaaaCAAAGTCATTCCAGATAAAAATGTTCAGTcagaacaggctaatcaaggatgacccTTTCCGTCTAGACtgcattttcgtttagaagagacttcatttaaaggggccttttcacagattttggcatgttttgaagtttgtcattaaatgctttatattgataaatgtaaacattaaattttaaaagctccagtaaaatatcaaaaattaaattaaaaaaggaaaaaaaaagtagcccacagcagggctcgaaccagtgacccccggaatcctgaagtaaaaactcattagccaactgagctattctgccaagcatacataggCTGCGTCTTTTATAAGTTATATAAGCAAACTTctacaaatttaaacaacaacaacagaactctccaaattattcaatctttttgcgttgcaacgctttataatttttaggtttttaaatcgtcaaaagatgcataatattaatggctatattagacaatggcaaatgttcagtaatactatttcctcacaactatcataactaaaccaaaatttgcgaatctaaaacaacttttttcaattttgtaaatttatcaaaccgtgaaaagatccctttaaaccaaaaattcccaaaaagcgtaaagtgtcgtccctgataagcctttttaGGTCATATCACAACGGTCAGTTAAACCAGTCTCACTTTGCCTGAGTAAGCTTGCTCTCAAGGCCTTATTACATCCACTTTTGACATTAAATGACATCTGAACTTCTTGAATCGGAGGGGTTAAATAGCTGAAGGAATAGTTTCAATGCCAATCCACATGAGTTATGTGGCCTCAGGCctgtagccagggttttgaaaagggagGTGTGAATTTTCctatcaacgattgttattgaacAACAAAGTAGCTAGGGGAATAGGTGCGGGGGGAGgtgtccccctcctgcaatcggggggttTGGAGGTCCTCCTAAtcgaatattttgaaaatgacacGTAAACTcatgcattctggtgactttttatctgtatttagagactgaagttaaagagcattttacatgaaatttcactttcattgaccatactcagtgactgctTGACAcatatatgatataacatacatatatTCCACACTACCGTTTTTCATTTACCACCTTTTTCTATCAGTCACGAAAATATTTTATACGATGTAtgacccgacactagtatgcccGCACACACTGTTttcatatgcaacaacaaattaacagaatgtaaaatcaacaataagcacggtataaatatatcattatttatttatatcttgataaaattggtttattttaccattccaaaattctaccattcataTATCAAGCAAATTaataggaaatatttgactttttttctaaacaattgtttgtctgctactatggattgTTCCAGAGGCCTAGCATAACTCTAAACGGGCTAgcgtattgtacaacaaacactgattaaaaaaaatgggtcttctctaatcttcAGAAATACTACACAGAAACAAAAGTGGTTactggtataactggttactttaaaaaacacactatttttaaCAAGttagttatctttttctaaacaaatttcagaaacaaataacaattaaggcttcataaagaccctataaccacaagcTAATGGCCCTTTGGTTTCAAAGTTCTTAAACACTGTAAACCAGGGCATTGAAACAAAGatggacttatttgcccattatgctcaagatccgacacatttaatgcacattaaacattaaaacgtccacctgatcatatgttataacggtTTAAATTCATCATAACAACTTAGGTCTAATATTTcgctgtcaaaacttctgttgatttcaacatttctacggttaaaaattgtaaataaaaagcaCAGgttatcttggaaatgacttcatagAGAAAATAATTTTATGGTGACCTGTCGATAGCctattcaacattattgtaacgcttaaatatgaagactcactggattcagggaaaagataaataaccgtttttgaaaagaataaagttgggtgcaacttataatacttttttttttacttgtcaaaaaacattgggtgcgaacgcacccaatgCACCTCTCTGGCTACGGGTATGGGCCTGGCTGTGAAGGATCAATACAGTAATTTTCATATATAAGTACAGTGCTCTACCATGCTAGCTGGCCTATAATGCAGGCAAGTATAATATGatcacaaaatataaattaaataaaattaaatccgACTGCATAAGTAGTTTCTGAAAAATACTATGTAATGTtagtaaataaatgattaaaattaCAGCTACAAATGCTGGAATACATATTTGCAATTATTACTTGCATAGAAATTATATCTGTAAACGCTTACTTTTCTCAATGTTATATACAACATTTTGGGTCAAATCTGAATGCACCTGTATTAGTTCTATATGtctgacttgcatattttacaaaacacAAAGAGATCAAATGTACTGCTATACCAGTACCTTGTTAACCAACTCACAGTACTCACCTAGTCTCTTTCTGagtctcaagtttaaatatatgaaCGGTTTCTGTATTGCTGGATGCACACAAGTATGTTGAATCGGAACTAAATGCAAGggcatatatatgcacacatctgaaaaacacaaaaaaatcacatACATGTTATTGAAGAAAATTCATCAGGAGACAAAGTGTCCTGATCAACCTGAAGCACTCATCTTAGTTTAAGGTACACCTTCACTTGACCTGGTGACTTAGTTTTACACCAATTGACCTAGTTTTAACATGGCTTTAAATagcattgtcaagataaacattctgactactgtaattactctaagtttttggacacttaaaaataattatattttttgtgtgcGAAAATTTAGATAccttaaatattcaaaaatttcagatgtccgaaaatttagaggcaaaaaataaatgtccgaaaattataattatattgaaatagaagCAAGTAAtcaatgcacaatagtgtttctactttaaaataaaaaaaaaattcacatctttgcttactcttgcctgaaatgatacagaacaaaaagtaaaaacattgaacatactgcttccttattAGGATGATACCATTAAAAATGCTTTTGAGTGAAGCGattgttttctaccggtatacatggttatttacccaattgcGCAAATATTATGGCCCATTGCCTTCAGGCATGCGtctcccaggttttatgaccttaatccgtttGTAAAACCCCATTATCAAAGTGTCACAAATAAGCAAATACAGTGccaaaatctggtaaaatagtgctgtaaaatatactgtccgaaaatatGGTAAGACTGAGTCAttaatgtggcccctagagtggtaacaaggttggTTTATTCAAGTTTGACCTAGTTGTTTTATCACACATTTGACTTGAATTTTAACTTGGTTTAGATAGTGTCATGAAAAAaaattgaccaagtttcattcagATTcaatcataaatgtggcctctagagtggtaacttggtttttctaagatttgacctggtgacctagtttttggacgccTGTTACCCAGATTCTATCTTGCACTGGATATTGataagataaacattgtgaccaaattgAATTATATTCTCTCTTTTTCTCTCtctttttaacataaacaacaaaaattaaacaatataacatcTTAATAGTAGTTTATCAGTATAATACAATGTATGTGTGactaaatgcaaataaaatttacctaaatacttttggatgtaattatcctttttTTCTCATATATTTCCTTTCATTAAATTTTGAATTGTTTACGTTATACATAATGAACCCTATGTCAAGGTCGTCCGCTGTACAATTTCTTGAATCAAAAACGGATTGACCAACTTGTCTTGCAAGTTAAGCAATTTCAGCGCCatcgattaaaaaaaaagtcaacCAATGGAAACACCGCTTTGTTAGCATTGTTATATATGCATAGATTTTATGTTGAGTGTTTCTTTTATAACGCTTTTTGACAGTTATACGTAAAgacatttttaaatgattaggtttttattaaagcaccgcaccaacaGTGCAAAGTACCCTAATTTATACATGGTCCAGCCCAGTAAAATCTGGCTGACCATATGGCCGTATACAACCTTTTTAACCGCAGagtttttatgttaagcagtgtgctcgggcaatgctTTTTAACCAAAGTCCCGAGGGTAAAGAACTCCATTAACGTGAATCATAACTGATGCCTCCAGAAAGTTAAGACTAAAAATTTACACAACATGACCCATAAGGTAGACATTGACTGACAACAATAGCTCACCATTTAATTTGTGCTCAGGTGAggcatttcaaaataaatctatgtCTTGTCAGATTTTTTCTATGCTTACCTTTTCATTCCTCTTCGAAATTCAAACAGTTTCTGACCATCAGGCACAGAAAACACTCTTATCACAGTGCCCTGTACAGAAAACAATCAAACCAAATTTATATAACAGCATCATAAAAAATTCactaaattaatttaataacttatgGTACATAATCATCTCAAAGCCAATTAATAAGAACTCTGTGCAATACATTATTACACCTACTATGTGTGTTAATTACTTGATATGAAATCTAAAAACACTAATGACTTTTgatttacaataaatatacaaaataatgaaaaatcttttcaaaatcaaattaattatatttccTCTGATTTCTAATCTTGACCATTGTTTACCTTCTCTGAAGCAGTGGCTATTTTGGTTCCTTGAGCATTAAAGGCAATGGCAGCAAGAGGATTATCATGGGCTGGTATCATAGTCACAGCACGCTAGAAAAACATTCATATGTGTGAAATTTATTCTTAAtcagcaaaaataaaaataaacttccATTTACAATTTAAGATGCAATTAATTGCTGAATGTCAAATATTGAAATGCTCAAAATaagattaaataaatatgtttccaTTCTTACATGAATATCTCTTGTGTTagagaatttttttaaagatacataCTTATAAACATATCACataaaaacacttttttgtattaaaaaatatacaaaggTGTAAGAGCTACACACTTACAATACTTACTAGGTTAATGGTGTCAAATATTTGAACTTCTCCGATCTGGTTACTGCCTGGGTAGGCAAGGTAGCTGTTGTCATTGTTAATGGAAAGGGCACATAGACCATGGGGATTGGGGGGAGTGTCTCTGATTGTGTGCAAGACCTTCATATCTCGGATATTGTGGATGTACAGGCTCTCTTCTAGACACACTATAAGTCTCTAAAATGAGAgaccagttgttgttttttcaacaatattttaacCATAACAAATGCTCACCTTTCTTGAATAGTCAAGACAAAAATGACATGAAAAATCTGATTTACAGGTTCATTAGtttcaatttgtaaaaaaaaatacagaaatgtATTTTTCATCAGCCAAACATAAAACCTTATTTTAAACTTAATGTCTTCTTAGACAATCATCAAGCTGGTTTCAGTAGCTCAAAGCAAACATTCAGTACTTAATATTTAACAGTCAAAATTCTTAATAATCATTAAATGATACTTGTAATAACCACAATACCTGTCGGTTTAGCTTCACAGCTAATATGGAGTTCGAATAGCTGTAGTTGCATATTTCTGTACCTTTCTTGAAATGGCATACTTTAAGTTTCCTGGGCGATGAAAGACTAACAATGGCAACAAGACTACTTGAAAACAGACGTTCCACTATACAGATGTCTTCACAGGCtaaaacataaatgtacatgtgtCAGTCACATTATCTTTTAAAGGACACTTTGGGGCAAATTTACACCAAAATACCCTCAGCTTGCACTAAGATGCTTAATATTGAGCTGAACTTTCCTACAAATATTTAAATGCTAATTTATTAGTATATGATTAGGACCCAAATATGCCTGTCTtgtaattaaaaaacatttaagcAGTATCTTCAGAACAGTGGTTTTATTTACTGTAAAATTATTAATAGTTTATACTTTATACTGGCTGtgataattaaatattaacaaaaaactaCATGACAAGtagttaaaaaaatcaatcacaTACTAGTTTCCATCTATGATTGAGGATTGTACTCATTTTAGCTCAACTGATAATACTAGTTATATATCTGacatatattgttttcaaaaaaaaataagcgTGATCTAAATTACACAACCAATTTTTGATTTTCAAGATAAGATCTGATACGCATGTAGCAAAACATTGCTTGTTCATCTTAGCTGATAATATTTTGATGTCAAAATAAATCACTAAAATTATACAATACCATTTTCATAAATTTGGTCCAACTTTTCCACAGAACTAAGTGAAAAAAGTTTATATCCGGATTTCTTGCCAACTGCAAGTGATCTGGAAAGAAAGTTATCATTCTGACTAGAGACCAGAAATGTGTAACAGAGACTAATGCACCCAAGACATGACTCCCTTTCTTCTAACGATCATCTGAGCATAAAGGTCAATCAGTTGTGAAAGTTACATATCTGCCATAACCCATCACAGTCTAAAATCATTTCTTTATGATCATCTATACATTAAAGCCATTAAACTGTGAAACTTTTACCAAGATCCACCAGTGGTAAGAGAAGATTTAAAAACACAAGATTTTCCAATTATCTATTATATagtagaaaaaacaaacaaatggcaataattatgcaaaaactcgTCACATcaaaaattcctttctttaccatcatctacacattaaggttgTCTAACCTACATTAGTAATTGTCGGCTTGGAAACTACTTAAATGGTAACTGGGTACTCTTAAGCTTTCTTATATTTAATCTGGGTACGGAAATTATACTAACGCATAAcaggccaatttagactgtaccggAGTGTTATTCCCacccaaaatccgatgttgtaaaacgcgTTACAGTATAcaaaacaatctttttttttacaaaacctctcttaacatgctttttagtaggagtttcgataatatagaggccattttacagaatattgacatacaaatgaacacaattaattgactagaaatggcgcggcagaggccgacgtgtatccccacgccgcatgtttgacccaggggcgcccaagggttggtaatggggccatgcatagttgagattgaccgtattgtcataagagaagttcaggatcaatttgaagtgaatcggagtagaaatgaagaaattatagtgaaaggcaattttgggtgggtgtggtctatgtgggcagggtgcCCCAGCTGAAGTCTCAAGATCGCAAAATTGCATTATTGATTATGGAACACTCGATATTATGACGTTCTACACATTGGCACTTTAAAACACGGCGCCTGATTATTTAAAACACGGTACCTGCCGGGAAACACATTTTTCGGCTTCGATTATTTCGgtcggaaattgggatttttttttataattgggaaaaaacatccatatttggcattgggaatgggtccgactatcggaccgtgagataggcagaaaaaggcctgcctccgcctatggcagggaataacaagagatgtgtttgtcagaaacacaatgccccctactgcaccactttgaagcaatatttttgacctttgactttgaaggatgaccttgacctttcaccactcaaaatgtgcagctccatgagacacatgcatgccaaatatcaagttgctatcttcaatattgcaaaagttatgggcaatgttaaagttttcagacggacagacagactgactgactgacagttcaactactatatgtcaccctaccggggcataaaaagggtGACAATTACCAGTTCAGCGTTTGAATTGCTGGGTATGTTTCAGTACATTTCTCTTACTCGgagtacattaaagtatacttaaaagtaccaggggtacatttaaTTAGTACCAGAGCcggcaatgaccaatcgagcgtcattTAAGCATGAAAGTTTGCACAGTCACATTTGGAAAAGTGCATGCCTAATAAACATATTGTAACAAAAAAGGCTTTAAGAGTGGTTAAGAGGATTTTGCTAACACTAACtgaaattgagaataaaaatgacattgtgcACGTTGGTAAATAAGGCATTGGCAAATACTTGCTAGtggtaaaaaaagtaaaattagagCTCTGAATCTGAATCGGTACATTGTAGGTAACTAGCTCTGAAGCCTGATGGGTCATTTTCGTCTCTGGTGCTAATTTAAGTACTTTAATAAAAATCCAGGGTAGGAAAATATCCAGGgtaggaaaatatactaaaaagtatcTTGGGGTAAACTTCGGTGCTTTTCGGCATATTTTCCATACCTGAATAACCaggggttatggaggtttcggtaaatgacaagttcgttaaattgatttatatagtaaatgccatggaggtttcggtaaattgatatAAATAGAGATTATCGCACCTATtgtcgataagcgtgtacattaattgagttgtttggtactaattaaattatctgtttaaatgtacggagttgattttatcaatttagagatgtttgcaaagtgttaatattaattatccaGCAATTTCACATTAAATTGAACAGTGTCATAAATGTATCTcatttttattatccccacgctttttgaaaaaaaggtggggatattgtggttatctccgccgtccgtccgtctgtctgtctgtctgtccgtcctggccactatctcctcctacactaaaagcactagaaccttgaaacttacacacatggtagctatgagcatatgtgcgaccctgcactatttggaattttgatctgacccctgggtcaaaagttatagcggttggggtggggccgcgtcagaaattatcactcatttttttaggttattttacatttacttctttatttctacaccgattcacttcaaattgatactggacctctcttatgacaatacggtcaatctcaaccatgcatggccccattcccaaccctggggcgccccgcccacataggccacacccaccaaaaatttccatttactataattttttaatttctacacggattcacttcaaattgatactgaacttttgttatgacattagggtcaatctcaactatgcatggccccaatcccaaccctggggcgcccgcccacataggccacacccaccaaaaaattccatttactataattttttcatttctacacggattcacttcaaattgatactgaacttctcttatgacattagggtcaatctcaactatgcatggccccataaccaaccctggggccccgcccacatagaccacacccacccaaaattgcctttactataatttcttcatttctacaccgattcacttcaaattgatactgaacttctcttatgacaatacggtcaatctcaactatgcatggcacaattaccaaccctggggcgccctgcccacatatgtcacacccacccaaaattgccttttactataacttcttcatttctacaccaattcacttctaattgatgatgaacttctcttatgacaatacggtcaatctcagctatgcatggccccattaccaaccctggggcacacctaggtcaaacattcggcgtggggatacgcgtcggcctctgccgcgccatttctagttagaaatgaaattaaattaaatcagcatgcggaaaatctgaatgataataatgtgtcgtattaatattgtactgtgtcaaaaatgtatcttattaatatgtgactactccctcattttttttaaatgacatgaaatattcaaatatgccctatatatatatcacatttacttgtactgtgtcataaatgtatctcatttttattagaaatgaaattaaattaaatcagcatgcggaaaatctgaatgataataatgtgtcgtattaatattgtactgtgtcataaatgtatcttgttaatatgtgactactgcctcatttttttaaatgacatgaaatattcaaatatgtcatatatatattgtatccatgttttacttgttgcttatttataatatatggtaaataaaacggattacgaagtcaatcagttattatttttttattcaacggatttgttcaggcaaaatatgatatcagttattttggccgtaaaacccattgttccagtacagtagccaggtgcctgtgtattaagttgataagatagtgatcatcacagcagcttgctattacacagtgtattcattctgctggcATTGTGTTAgatttcatttttatcagttttcaattatgtgtatctcttcgcttaactcaacgttcaatggcacgcgcacttaacataattataaaacataacgcgtatcattatattactttttattaattacgtacacgtattagattttatatattgtttttttcttgtgtttttctcaaccagaaagaaatagtaaaacatgtaatataaaattcaacatttggcctccacgtggcaagagctttGGTTTCATATTCATTATGGTGGCTAACTACCCcatgtttatatattgagaaattgagtgtttatcggtgtctaaaatactattgcgctttatatttaaactgaaatcatttttattaaatcatattttacaagaaacttttttaaataacattaaacttaattgaagatcttacattgattcgccataaatcattatttagtattactattatgttatttaaataaaagcaccaattataaaaaaaacccacagtattgcgttatttaaatggtaaatttacctacaatttcctaacagaattcgtttttcagagatagctcattcatttcccttaattctttactgtaggcatggcattaattactcaactcaaaattaatccacagtttgcaaataaatgcccctaggttattgtaagccaataataggtgtcattaacacctcgttgtaggtgtACCACCTGtataactgaggagctgcgccatgagcgcatgatacgcccgtcgttcgccaatgaagtagtaaggtaataaataaccctttgaatcatttttttacttcagtttatttgtatttgaatacatggtttattttataagtacatgagcatggagcgccgtctccttgacattcataccatatctttttttgagtatatgtatgcatttctttagaggatatggagttgaagtaaacctgttatagatattttgaccaataataaaagagaaatgtagatgggtaagtggtagtgtacaatcggaatagaaaaaagctcaccttgttcaatttttcagggatataaaaaaaaaaaaaaaaaaaatccatcgaaggatatttgagctacagtaggacattcaatgaaatcacgaaattttgacgaacaaagtcccataactctggaacgacaattcagaattccgtcaaaaacgaaaggggatcagggtttatcaatattaagattgtgttaaaatttgaagaaaatctgtcaaaggatatttgacgtagcgtacgacattaacagacggacggacggacggctacggtaggacattcaatgaaatcacgaaattttgacgaacaaagtcccataactctggaacgacaattcagaattccgtcaaaaacgaaaggggatcagggtttatcaatattaagattgtgttgaaatttgaaaaaaatccatcgaaggatatttgagctacagtaggacattcaatgaaatcacgaaattttgacgaactaagtcccataactctggaacgacaattcagaattccgtcaaaaacgaaaggggatcagggtttatcaatattaagattgtgttaaaatttgaagaaaatctgtcaaaggatatttgacgtagcgtacgacattaacagacggacggacggacagacggacggacggacagacgcggggtataccataatacgtcccgtcatagacgggcgtataaaaaccaatttaccgaaacctccacggcatttactatataaatcaatttaccgaacttgtcatttaccgaaacctccagcacccaatAACCAGTTGAGCAGCTCTCAATCAACTGAGGTGTCTGATATTTAATTATCATTCCCTCAATGTTGAATGACAACTCTCACCATATGTAATGTATTAAGCAACATCCCATCATAATAGTATTATAAAGCAAGATGCAAAGTTTATGGGAATGAACCAATATTGTCTGCAATATGATAAATAAGGCTAGTTtctttttgtgtttgttattgtaattatttgCTTTAGTTTGACTCTACACTATAGCCTGTCTTTTTCAAACAACTTGTATATTGGTAAGCTCAGTGCTTTTATCAGAATGGGTCATATTGGCACCTATTTAAGACTAATTGATGATAGATTGATAAAGCGTTACTCCCATATTGAAACGACATAATATAGATCTGTGAAGacttttgttataaaaaatcTTTCTTACGTGCAGTCCTGGTTAAAATTAACAAAGAGAAGATCGGACTGATCGTCCCCTGCTTGGCTTGCTAGGTTCATTAGTCCGGTCCAACCTCTTGAGACGCTGCTGTATATGTGCTCCGTGATGTCAGCAAAACTTGCAACgcattttcttaaataacataactgATTGTTTTGATG carries:
- the LOC127866410 gene encoding WD repeat domain phosphoinositide-interacting protein 2-like isoform X1 — protein: MNLASQAGDDQSDLLFVNFNQDCTSLAVGKKSGYKLFSLSSVEKLDQIYENACEDICIVERLFSSSLVAIVSLSSPRKLKVCHFKKGTEICNYSYSNSILAVKLNRQRLIVCLEESLYIHNIRDMKVLHTIRDTPPNPHGLCALSINNDNSYLAYPGSNQIGEVQIFDTINLRAVTMIPAHDNPLAAIAFNAQGTKIATASEKGTVIRVFSVPDGQKLFEFRRGMKRCVHIYALAFSSDSTYLCASSNTETVHIFKLETQKETSGRAQEEQSSWSGFMGQALNISKNYLPGAVSDMFNQWRAFAVCKLPSQGLKNVCAIASIQKIPRLLVASQDGYLYIYNLDPNEGGECTLLRQHSLDGRITEGGMVSEPPGSAVDRPLIQASNPISYAGSVRRPDSGSDSTPPRGHTDHSSLPGSYSQPFQEFEGGATGHDVGNAGAGLQALRLDDDNEFPPMTHKVE
- the LOC127866410 gene encoding WD repeat domain phosphoinositide-interacting protein 2-like isoform X2 gives rise to the protein MNLASQAGDDQSDLLFVNFNQDCTSLAVGKKSGYKLFSLSSVEKLDQIYENACEDICIVERLFSSSLVAIVSLSSPRKLKVCHFKKGTEICNYSYSNSILAVKLNRQRLIVCLEESLYIHNIRDMKVLHTIRDTPPNPHGLCALSINNDNSYLAYPGSNQIGEVQIFDTINLRAVTMIPAHDNPLAAIAFNAQGTKIATASEKGTVIRVFSVPDGQKLFEFRRGMKRCVHIYALAFSSDSTYLCASSNTETVHIFKLETQKETSGRAQEEQSSWSGFMGQALNISKNYLPGAVSDMFNQWRAFAVCKLPSQGLKNVCAIASIQKIPRLLVASQDGYLYIYNLDPNEGGECTLLRQHSLDGRITEGGMVSEPPGSAVDRPLIQASNPISYAGSVRRPDSGSDSTPPRGHTDSQPFQEFEGGATGHDVGNAGAGLQALRLDDDNEFPPMTHKVE